CGAGTTCCAATATTCTGGCTTTTTCATTTCTTACAATGAGCGGTTCTTCTGTAAAGGCCTCATCATTGATTATGTCCAGGAACTGCTGGTTCATGTCCTGGAACTGGGGGTATGTGGGGGTATCAACTCCGGCTTCTATTTTCTGCCTCATCGCATCCCTGACACAGGTCTGGAATTTCGGGTCTTTTCTTTTTATTGCATCAGCTACCCAGGTTTTTGGTATGTCTTTTGGCAGGGGGTAACTCCCGATATCATCGAATAATATCATATTGTTCCTGATTGTCATGGAGAGGTTTATAACTATAGTCTGATTAACGCAGGAATCGTTCATTTTGACTCAGAAGATTATATGTATTCAATGAATCATTTTCTTTAGTGGTATTATGGTGACATTAGACCCATGTGATCGGCTGAAGATTATTGAGAAACAGCTTGTACCTGCCATCATTAACAGTGCCAGGTTTGAAATAGATACTCTTGATATCAAATCTGCCATTGAGAAGAATCTACCCGATCTTGAAAAAAATTGCTATTCACTCGCAGACAGGTGCGAGAAAAAATGGCCGGAATGCGGAACGGAGATTGGTCTGTGTGACAGAGAAAAGATAAAAGAATTGTTCCAGGAAGCCAGGGATGAACTTAAAAAGATATGGGAAGAAAAAGACAAAAAGAAAATAGAACAGGAGGCTGAAACCGAAGAAAAGGTTATGGAAGAGATCGCTTGAAAAGTATAGTAATGCCCTGGCGTATGGGCACTTATTATTAAAATTCTAACCAGAAAATTTCATGGTCATTCGATCAACACAACATCCACTTCTTCTCCAGCGGCCAGTCCTTCGATATTCGGAGGTATGATCACAAAACCATCGGCTTTTGACACCGAGCTCAGTACCCCCGCGCCTGATACTGCAACAGGGATAGCTTTTCCGTTATTTAACTTGACACGTGCAAACGTCTTGAAGCCCGTCCTTGACGGTATTTTTTCAACCAGCACAGCACGGGCAGTCCTTTCCGGCTCTTTTGGGATTTGCCCGAGCTTTTGCAGCGCCGGGCGGGCAAAAAAGTAGAGGGCTACAAATCCTGCAACGGGATATCCGGGCATGCACACAACGGGCTTGTCCTTGACGATGCCCAGCGCAGTGGGCTTTCCCGGGCTGATTCCAATGCCATGGGCGATCAACTTTCCCAGGGAATCTACGACAGCAGGAACATGATCCCTTCTGCCAACCGAGGTCCCGCCGCTGACCAGGATCATATCCGAATCAAGATTTGAAATGATAGCTTCTCTTATCTTTTCAGGTTCATCGGTCACGATTTCATGGAGCTTCGGGATCCCTCCCCATTTTCTAATATAGAGGGATGCCATCAATCCGTTGGACTCATAAACCTCGCCTGGTTTTAGTTCTCTTTCTCCCCTCCGGACAAGCTCTTCGCCTGTCGGGATTATAGCCACATATGGTTTTCTCTGGACACTTATAGATTCAATTCCCATCGAAGCGAGAACCGCGATATCGCAGGGACGAAGCTTCTGCCCTTCATTTAGAATAACCTCTCCCTTACTGATATCTTCCCCGATTTCCCCTACGTTCTTGAAAGGATGAACCTGGGTAAATATCTCAATATCATCCCCTCGGGAAACCGTATCCTCCAGCATTACCACAGCGTCTCCCCCCTCAGGCACGGGCGAGCCCGTATGTACTCGCACGCAGGTTCCTTTTTCAATGCTTTGCCCCAATTTCAAAACAACAGGGGAACCGCCGCCAGCACCAAGGGTGTCTGAAGCCTTCACGGCGAAACCATCCATGGCGGCGCGCCGGAAATGAGGCACATCGACACTGGAAATAATATCCAGGGAGTTGACCCTCCCGTCACACTCCTCGACCGGGATAATCTCGGAAGCTGTAATGGGATTTATCGCATTCAAGAACAGCTTTTTAGCATCATCGGCATTCATCCTTTTCTTGAACATCATCCTCCTGAAACTGGAGGAAAAATGGCAATTTCGTCATTTTGCACAAGAGGCGTTTTCAATCCTTCCTTTTCAAGAATATTCCTCCCGTTCAGAAATACATTGATATAGCCATGCAAATTTTCGTCTTTAAAGACCATGGCTTCCAATCCGGGGAACATTCTGCAAAGATCCACAAGAACATCATTAACAGTATCGCCT
The genomic region above belongs to Candidatus Methanoperedens sp. and contains:
- a CDS encoding molybdopterin molybdotransferase MoeA, giving the protein MMFKKRMNADDAKKLFLNAINPITASEIIPVEECDGRVNSLDIISSVDVPHFRRAAMDGFAVKASDTLGAGGGSPVVLKLGQSIEKGTCVRVHTGSPVPEGGDAVVMLEDTVSRGDDIEIFTQVHPFKNVGEIGEDISKGEVILNEGQKLRPCDIAVLASMGIESISVQRKPYVAIIPTGEELVRRGERELKPGEVYESNGLMASLYIRKWGGIPKLHEIVTDEPEKIREAIISNLDSDMILVSGGTSVGRRDHVPAVVDSLGKLIAHGIGISPGKPTALGIVKDKPVVCMPGYPVAGFVALYFFARPALQKLGQIPKEPERTARAVLVEKIPSRTGFKTFARVKLNNGKAIPVAVSGAGVLSSVSKADGFVIIPPNIEGLAAGEEVDVVLIE
- a CDS encoding MoaD/ThiS family protein; amino-acid sequence: MPKIRVKLFANLREYTKTKELDMEGDTVNDVLVDLCRMFPGLEAMVFKDENLHGYINVFLNGRNILEKEGLKTPLVQNDEIAIFPPVSGG